CAGAGGGTGAAGCTGAGGCTGCAGATCATATCTCCAAAGCCCTAGCAAAGGCCGGTGATGGTTTGCTATTGATTAGAAGAATCGAAGCATCGAAGGACATTGCTGCTACATTAGCAAATTCTCCTAATGTCGCATACTTACCAAAAGGTGGTTCAGGAGACGAAGGTGGTGCATCAAGCCAATCCCTCCTCCTTAACATTGGTCGTTAAATGCCCTCCCCAGGGGGGAAACGGTAAAAGGGAGGAGTAATCCCGTTTATTCTCTTGTCTATAGTAGTTTTATTTGTAAAGCAATATTATGATGGTCtaaataaatcaaattaTTTCGAAGAAACAAACTCGCAAAAATTATTTTAATAGGAAAATCTTGTCTTTCTCCGCATGTTATTATAGAGAGTGATGAAGATCAACAACTACTTTGAGCTCTGACGGAGATCCACATTGCTTCTTTGCCAACATTCCTCCACTTTCACACCAAAGGGATTACTATATTACCATTGGAGATTCCATGACTGATTTGTCCTCGGACTCAAAACCTTTTCATGGTACGGTCAACACGAAAATTGCCTGTCTGTCATGTCGAGAGAAGAAACTAAAATGCGACAAGGCCCTTCCCCAATGTTCCCGTTGCAAGCAAAAAAGTTTAAATTGTGTATACGTACAGCACAAGAAAACCGGGCCAAAACCAAGCGGTAATTCGGGTATTTTGTCGTCGGTGTCTACTAGACAGCCAAAGAAAATCACAAAAGCACCTTCTGCAAAGGTAAAACCAGCACCAGTGGCCAACAGTATCTCAGCGTCCACGGCTAATCCCAATGCAAGACCGACTTCAGACCCCAATGCAGGTTCTGCATCTACATCAATATCGAACTCTTTTTCACCAAAGGAAGCTACATCTAAAAATAACGTTGAAACCTTGAATTCAATCAATGGAATGAGTACCTTGGATATGGcaaatttagaaaatcTAAACACATATAACGATTTCAGTACTTATAAAACATGGAAAGAACCAAAAACATCCTCTGAACTAAATACCCCAATAAACTACAGCCAGTTTCAGTTCCCTATAAATTCTCCTTTACCCAATATACAACCTCCCTCATTGTCACCCTCTTCAAGTAGCCGAATCTCTGTGCAAAATTTCATGAATCCAATTCAAACCCCAGATGGTTTATTCAACCAAACAAACGACACACATTCATCAGGTACTTCCAACAACAGACACCAGTTTAACACGAGCCTAACCAACGTTACTAATAAAtcgtttgaagaaataattgGGTTGCCTAGTCTTGGTTTAACTAtgaaagatattgataaattccATGCCTTTTACTTTGATTCAAATACTAGGATCTTTAAATATTCAACCCAAAGATATTATAATACATTCATCAAGGATCCAAAAAGAATTCTGCACTATTCCTACATGATATGGACAATGGCATGTTTCTATTTAAAGGAATATGAATCCATGGTTGACAGATTGTACGTAGCTTCTTTAGCCCAAATGAATGATTATTGGGAATCCAATAGGGATAGTTTTCATTCGGATATTTTGTCTTACCTTCATGCACTTTGCTTGAAATCCcaatttgaattcttgTCAGGTAGAGAAATGAGAGCTGCACTAACCATTAGTTCATCAATTAGACTAACACAAATGTATGGCTACGATCAGATTGACTTATCCCCCACAACTTTGGGCACTCCggcaattttttttagaagCTTTACACTATCGAAAGAACAATATGAGTCTACTAATACCTTGTTACAAGATGATGGGTTGGATCAAGATATTCCATTAGTAGAGGAGCGCAGAAGAGTTCTATGGGAAGTTTATGCAATCGATAAGTGGTCTTCATTAGTTACAGGTCTACCCTGTGCCCTATCAGTTGATAGTTTGTCAGTGATATTCACAAAACTTCCTTCTCCGACAACCTTTCTACCATTGAATAGCGACTCCGATATTCAGAATTCCTCctccaatgaaaaaaacagcTACTATTTACATGAAGCAATGCAAAAACTAGATAATAATCAAGTTATGTTGGACATAaactcttcatcttccaaGATTCTATTACTAACCATTTCGGAGAATATAATTAAGTGGTGTAAAATGTTTTTGAATATGGTGGAACTAGAAACTTTAAAGtctttatcatcaatagaTTCAATTAGGAGCAAAGTCGATGAGCTGGTTAAAAATTTCGAGAGTATGCACAAcaatttattgttttttgaCCTAACAACAGAACCCTTGATGAATATCGTCATTACCAATACAACAACCCTATTATACCAGAGTGTTTTAATTAAGTTTAATTCCTTGTTTGATCTACAGCTTCGGGAAGATCCTTCTGGAAATTCAATCGCAGGAAGCGAAATATCCTTGTTTAAGGATATCCTATATGAGGTTTCATCAATGAGTGAAAATATAATTATAAGGTTTGTTAAGAAGCAGCGTGTCGAGTCACACCTGAAAAAGGCACCTGTTTTTAtcgttttcatcaattctgTCAAGTCCTTGTTCCAATGTCTCGCATTTGTTTATAGATTcaacaatattttgaatgtTGACATCAAAAGAAAGCGCTCATTAGAAAATACAATTAAAATCGCCTCTGCAGTTATAAATGGTCTGCCTACGAAGACTCCATTGGTTGAGAAGACTAAGACAATCATTAACAATGGCCAGGAGCTATTAGACCATTCGCCACATTTgctttcattttttgattcGTTTTTTGATTCGACTAAAACTTATTAGTTTTTAAGTAAAGtgattcttttttttctgtacCCTACTGTTCTATTAACGTATGAATATGACTATATTGATAatttatacaaatataaTATTATGCCCAATTATCTAATAAGTTAGGAACTCCCGATGTAGATGCTCCTATATTTACTTTCTTAGTATTTACATCCCCGGAAGACGGTGTAGAACTAGTACCACTGCTAAACTTGTCTAGTAAGCTAGGTTCCTTCCCCTCCTCGCTATGGGGACTGCAAAGTATACTTGGTGTGTGTGGGAAATCGGTGTAATTGTCTAGCAAACTAGGTAGCTCTTTAGGGGGTTCCCTAGAATTACTTGACCCAGAAGGAGACATAAATTTAGCCAGAATATCACCTGGTTTCTGAAGCttgacttcttcttcttgaccAGCTTGCATAATATATGCTTTTTGTTCATTATTAGCTTCTGAAAATTCCCATGTTCTGAGCAAATAAAGTGCCAACCAATCACAGCCCATTTTGGTGTACATTGTGGCAGCTTTGAtcacaaaagaaaattcatgttttGGTTCAATCATCGAGATACCCTGATAGTACTTgacatttctttttctaagAGAATCGTACATAATCAGCAAAACAGGATCTTCTGTATCTGTAGTTTTGACCACACTATCAATATTAGGCCATTGGTAATCGGGTAAATTCATCTTCACGTCATCTTTTATCTTGTGTAATGGTTTTATCAACGATTGGACTGAATGAATTTTATCCCCCAAGATCCAGAAAATCCAACTTAGTTTCCACCGAT
The Pichia kudriavzevii chromosome 2, complete sequence DNA segment above includes these coding regions:
- a CDS encoding uncharacterized protein (PKUD0B00360; similar to Saccharomyces cerevisiae YAL051W (OAF1) and YOR363C (PIP2); ancestral locus Anc_7.17) encodes the protein MTDLSSDSKPFHGTVNTKIACLSCREKKLKCDKALPQCSRCKQKSLNCVYVQHKKTGPKPSGNSGILSSVSTRQPKKITKAPSAKVKPAPVANSISASTANPNARPTSDPNAGSASTSISNSFSPKEATSKNNVETLNSINGMSTLDMANLENLNTYNDFSTYKTWKEPKTSSELNTPINYSQFQFPINSPLPNIQPPSLSPSSSSRISVQNFMNPIQTPDGLFNQTNDTHSSGTSNNRHQFNTSLTNVTNKSFEEIIGLPSLGLTMKDIDKFHAFYFDSNTRIFKYSTQRYYNTFIKDPKRILHYSYMIWTMACFYLKEYESMVDRLYVASLAQMNDYWESNRDSFHSDILSYLHALCLKSQFEFLSGREMRAALTISSSIRLTQMYGYDQIDLSPTTLGTPAIFFRSFTLSKEQYESTNTLLQDDGLDQDIPLVEERRRVLWEVYAIDKWSSLVTGLPCALSVDSLSVIFTKLPSPTTFLPLNSDSDIQNSSSNEKNSYYLHEAMQKLDNNQVMLDINSSSSKILLLTISENIIKWCKMFLNMVELETLKSLSSIDSIRSKVDELVKNFESMHNNLLFFDLTTEPLMNIVITNTTTLLYQSVLIKFNSLFDLQLREDPSGNSIAGSEISLFKDILYEVSSMSENIIIRFVKKQRVESHLKKAPVFIVFINSVKSLFQCLAFVYRFNNILNVDIKRKRSLENTIKIASAVINGLPTKTPLVEKTKTIINNGQELLDHSPHLLSFFDSFFDSTKTY